DNA sequence from the Rhizobium lusitanum genome:
AGCGCCAATATTTGTATCTTTTGGTAAAGATTCGGTGAAATTTCTGCCGGGATGACGTGTTTTGAGCCACCCGTCGCATATTTGGAGTCGTAATCGTAGAAGCTATGCCCCAGCGGCACGATCTCGGTGACCCCAAGCGCGGTATCGCCCATGACACCGCAGGTCAGTTCGCGGCCATGAATATAACGTTCGACCAGAACCTCGTCGCCATATCGCCATTCGGACGACGTGACGATCTGCGGCGGATGCGCTTGATCTTCCTTGACGATCACGACGCCGAAGCTGGACCCTTCCCGCACCGGCTTGACGACGTAAGGCGGCTCCATCGGATGCTCGCCGGCAATGGCGAAGCGATCCAGAACGAGCGAAGCGGCAACAGGAACGCCGGCGACGGCCGCAACCGTCTTGGCGCGCGACTTATCCATCGCCAGCGCCGAAGCCATCACGCCGGAATGCGTGTAGGGAATTTGCAGATATTCGAGGACGCCCTGGATCGTGCCGTCCTCACCAAAGGGACCGTGCAAAGCATTGAAAACGACATCAGGCTTCAGGTCGGCAAGACGTGCGGACACATCGCGCTCGACGTCGACGCGCGTAACGCGATAGCCTTCAGCTTCGAGGGCATCAGCGCATGCATTTCCCGAGGACAGGCTGACAGGCCTCTCCGAGGAAAATCCGCCCAAAAGGACAGCCACATGCTTGCCACCACCCATCAATACCCCCAGTTCACCATCTTCAACTGACGTCCGCTCGGTCCGCCTTGCAGCGATTCTCGCTACGTCTTCCGTGACCCGATTAGAACGACATTAAGGTTAATGAAGCGTTTACTTTCGTTAACTTCTAACCGCTCGCGCTGAAATCGATTTTCTCGAATCAAACCGGT
Encoded proteins:
- a CDS encoding D-alanine--D-alanine ligase, yielding MGGGKHVAVLLGGFSSERPVSLSSGNACADALEAEGYRVTRVDVERDVSARLADLKPDVVFNALHGPFGEDGTIQGVLEYLQIPYTHSGVMASALAMDKSRAKTVAAVAGVPVAASLVLDRFAIAGEHPMEPPYVVKPVREGSSFGVVIVKEDQAHPPQIVTSSEWRYGDEVLVERYIHGRELTCGVMGDTALGVTEIVPLGHSFYDYDSKYATGGSKHVIPAEISPNLYQKIQILALRAHQAIGCRGVSRSDFRFDDRFSEEGELIWLEINTQPGMTPTSLLPEMAAHAGYTFGEFLRWMVEDASCSR